In Plasmodium malariae genome assembly, contig: PmUG01_00_25, whole genome shotgun sequence, the following are encoded in one genomic region:
- the PmUG01_00048400 gene encoding fam-l protein — protein sequence MNLILFIIIVGFFLLTFICQFYDDFNTFNKYLEEKHNFGIKMDRRNYRLLEKCSQNKLSRSVRLMQQLPNNGIREKNDRSYYEMGVARQMNLSNRALSKNEEDNKQSMKNKTCIFETKKYSHLEKKIFKELDYMDFLKRSRTISDKVYKKIILKKYGLRYALPLLIFVMLLISLILDYSCSYGIKRWLFKVLKLLSPGWFKNLHKFLRTSYLGSFFKSMEKVKKMVRSKAGKNETVKIITESYVSSFMIFLIYVLAFIILGTTVILAIMYYHKKVKKFEKIRFRKR from the exons atgaatttaattctatttattataattgtcgggtttttccttttaacttttatttGCCAATTTTATGATGATTTc aataCGTTTAACAAATATTTGGAAGAAAAGCACAATTTTGGTATAAAAATGGATAGAAGAAATTATCGATTATTGGAAAAGTGTTCGCAGAATAAACTTTCAAGAAGTGTAAGATTAATGCAACAGTTACCAAATAATGGAATACGAGAGAAAAATGATAGATCTTATTACGAAATGGGCGTCGCAAGACAAATGAATCTGTCAAATAGAGCtttatcaaaaaatgaagaagataATAAACAGtctatgaaaaataaaacttgtatatttgaaacaaaaaaatattcccatttagaaaaaaaaatattcaaagaattGGATTATATGGATTTTCTTAAAAGGAGCAGGACAATTAGTGATAAggtttacaaaaaaataatacttaaaaaatacggATTACGATATGCTTTACCtctattaatatttgtaatgttattaatatcaCTTATATTGGATTATTCTTGTTCTTACGGAATTAAAAGATGGTTGTTTAAGGTATTGAAACTCTTATCACCTGGTTGGTTCAAGAACTTACATAAATTTCTGAGAACTTCTTATTTAGGTAGTTTCTTCAAGTCTatggaaaaagtaaaaaaaatggtacGTTCTAAAGCTGGTAAGAATGAGACTGTGAAGATAATAACTGAATCTTATGTAAGCAGTTTTAtgatttttctaatttatgtattagCTTTCATTATATTAGGTACCACAGTTATATTAGCGATTATGTActaccataaaaaagttaaaaaatttgaaaaaattaggtTCAGGAAAAGATAA